From a region of the Sinorhizobium sp. B11 genome:
- a CDS encoding GFA family protein — protein MKKIYHGSCHCGAVAYEAGLDLSAGTFKCNCSICRKKRSWLAVVQTDDFRLVSGGDRLRKYQFASGSIQHLFCENCGVASFARNDNETIGPFIAVAVSCLDDASAEELAAAPIAYFDGMHDRYDAAPAETRHL, from the coding sequence TTGAAGAAAATCTATCATGGAAGCTGCCATTGCGGCGCCGTTGCCTATGAAGCCGGGCTCGATCTTTCGGCAGGCACTTTCAAGTGCAATTGTTCGATCTGCCGCAAGAAGCGCAGCTGGCTGGCTGTTGTGCAGACCGATGACTTCCGGCTGGTTTCGGGCGGTGACCGGCTGCGCAAATATCAGTTCGCTTCCGGCTCGATCCAGCATCTCTTCTGCGAAAATTGCGGCGTGGCTTCCTTTGCCCGCAATGACAATGAGACGATCGGCCCCTTCATCGCCGTCGCCGTCAGCTGCCTTGACGACGCCAGCGCAGAAGAGCTTGCCGCCGCCCCGATCGCCTATTTCGACGGCATGCATGATCGTTATGACGCAGCACCTGCCGAAACGCGGCATCTTTGA
- a CDS encoding LysR family transcriptional regulator, with protein MMKIEGIAAFVAVVEAGSVSEAARRLRLSKSVVSERLAELEKTLGAMLVHRTTRKLTVTEDGAAFMERAGRIVREMEDAEADMAERRGTLSGPLRIAAPVSFGRLHLGPALYPFLKAHPRIALTLDMDDRRVDPASDGYDAIIRHGAIADSRLVAWKLARSRRLLVASPDYVEHHGTPASLSDLNGHRGIFYTNRGAADWRFQTEEGTVVIRAMLGLGINNGDMLHDAAIEGLGIALLPTFIAGPAIREGRLMEIDVGAKPEPEFIYMAHPEGRNPSAKLRAIADHLKKTFGDPPYWDPDC; from the coding sequence ATGATGAAGATTGAGGGGATAGCGGCTTTCGTCGCCGTAGTGGAGGCAGGTTCTGTCAGCGAAGCCGCGCGGCGGTTGCGCCTGTCGAAGTCGGTTGTCAGCGAACGGCTGGCCGAGCTGGAAAAGACGCTGGGCGCCATGCTCGTCCACCGCACAACGCGCAAGCTTACCGTGACCGAGGATGGGGCAGCCTTTATGGAGCGCGCCGGGCGCATCGTCCGCGAGATGGAGGATGCCGAGGCAGATATGGCCGAACGTCGCGGCACACTCTCCGGTCCGCTGCGCATCGCAGCACCCGTGAGCTTCGGCCGCCTGCATCTCGGTCCTGCGCTCTACCCATTTTTGAAGGCGCATCCGCGGATCGCTCTCACGCTCGATATGGACGACAGGCGCGTCGATCCCGCCTCGGACGGCTATGACGCCATCATCCGCCACGGTGCCATCGCCGATTCACGGCTGGTCGCCTGGAAGCTTGCCCGCAGCCGCCGGCTGCTGGTCGCCTCACCCGACTATGTCGAACACCACGGAACGCCGGCTTCGTTGTCCGATCTCAACGGCCATCGCGGTATTTTCTATACCAATCGCGGCGCTGCGGATTGGCGCTTCCAGACAGAGGAGGGCACCGTCGTCATCCGCGCGATGCTCGGTCTCGGCATCAATAACGGCGATATGCTGCATGATGCTGCGATCGAGGGCCTCGGCATCGCGCTGCTGCCGACCTTCATCGCTGGTCCCGCCATACGCGAGGGACGACTCATGGAAATCGACGTCGGCGCCAAGCCCGAACCGGAATTCATCTACATGGCTCATCCCGAAGGCCGAAATCCTTCCGCCAAGCTGCGCGCCATCGCCGATCATCTGAAAAAGACGTTTGGTGATCCGCCCTATTGGGATCCGGATTGCTAG
- a CDS encoding class II glutamine amidotransferase — protein sequence MCRWAAYRGDPLYLEELVSSPAHSLIEQSHCATRAKTATNGDGFGIAWYGDRAEPGRYRDILPAWSDCNLKSLARQIRSPLFLAHVRAATGGGTRRDNCHPFTHETWSFMHNGQISGFERLRRPMETMLDDELFNARSGTTDSELLFLLALQFGLRDAPIAAMAQTIAFVEGLAENILGSVLLRFTAAFSDGKSLYAVRYATDRKAPTLYASPLAKGYCLVSEPLNDDGDAWREIPDGSAVIVSAEGLEITSFRPEKPAAARPEPFSIPA from the coding sequence ATGTGTCGCTGGGCAGCCTATCGCGGAGACCCTCTCTATCTGGAGGAGCTGGTATCCTCTCCCGCCCATTCCCTGATAGAGCAATCCCATTGCGCCACCCGCGCCAAGACGGCGACGAATGGCGATGGTTTCGGCATTGCCTGGTATGGTGACCGGGCCGAGCCGGGCCGCTACCGCGATATCCTGCCGGCATGGTCCGACTGCAATCTGAAGAGCCTGGCCCGGCAGATCCGCTCGCCACTGTTCCTCGCGCATGTCAGGGCCGCGACCGGCGGCGGCACGCGCCGCGACAACTGCCATCCCTTCACGCATGAAACCTGGTCTTTCATGCACAACGGCCAGATCTCCGGTTTCGAGCGTCTGCGTCGGCCGATGGAAACCATGCTGGATGACGAACTCTTCAATGCCCGCAGCGGCACGACGGATTCCGAACTCCTGTTCCTGCTCGCTCTGCAGTTCGGTCTTCGGGATGCACCGATCGCTGCGATGGCGCAGACAATCGCGTTCGTCGAAGGCCTGGCGGAGAATATTCTGGGATCCGTGCTGCTGCGCTTCACCGCGGCCTTCTCGGATGGAAAGTCTCTTTACGCGGTTCGCTATGCCACTGACCGCAAGGCACCCACCCTCTATGCCTCGCCGCTTGCCAAGGGGTACTGCCTCGTTTCCGAGCCGCTGAACGATGACGGTGATGCCTGGCGGGAAATCCCTGATGGGAGTGCTGTGATCGTCAGCGCCGAGGGTCTTGAGATCACGTCTTTCCGGCCGGAAAAGCCTGCGGCTGCGAGGCCGGAACCTTTTTCTATCCCCGCATAA
- a CDS encoding SDR family oxidoreductase, whose protein sequence is MNRLINKVAIVTGASSGIGRVTAKLFAAEGAKVVVGARRQAELESLVAEIKAAGGDAVAVAGDVRSEDYHKALVAAAVQNYGKLDIAFNNAGTLGEAGPSTDVSGAGFSDALAINLTASFLAAKHQIAEMVKHGGGSVVFTSTFVGYSFAFPGVAAYAASKSGLIGLTQALAAEYGPQNIRVNAILPGAVDTDMYREMNDTSDKQAFITNLHALKRVAAPEELARSVLYLASDDASFVTGTATLVDGGASITRT, encoded by the coding sequence ATGAATCGTCTGATCAACAAAGTGGCAATCGTTACCGGCGCAAGCTCGGGCATCGGTCGTGTGACTGCCAAGCTTTTTGCCGCCGAAGGCGCCAAGGTCGTCGTCGGTGCCCGCCGCCAGGCCGAGCTTGAAAGCCTGGTTGCGGAAATCAAGGCTGCCGGTGGCGATGCTGTTGCCGTGGCCGGCGACGTCCGCTCGGAAGACTATCACAAGGCGCTGGTCGCAGCCGCCGTCCAGAACTACGGCAAGCTCGATATCGCCTTCAACAATGCCGGCACGCTCGGCGAAGCAGGCCCGAGCACCGACGTCTCCGGAGCGGGCTTCAGCGATGCGCTGGCGATCAACCTGACGGCTTCGTTCCTTGCTGCCAAGCACCAGATCGCCGAAATGGTCAAGCACGGTGGCGGCTCGGTCGTCTTCACTTCGACCTTCGTCGGCTACAGCTTCGCTTTCCCCGGCGTTGCGGCCTATGCCGCCAGCAAGTCCGGCCTCATCGGCCTCACACAGGCGCTCGCCGCCGAATACGGCCCGCAGAACATTCGCGTCAACGCGATCCTGCCGGGTGCCGTCGATACGGACATGTATCGCGAGATGAACGATACGTCGGACAAGCAGGCCTTCATCACCAACCTGCATGCGCTGAAACGCGTTGCAGCGCCGGAAGAACTGGCCCGGTCGGTGCTGTATCTCGCATCCGACGATGCAAGCTTCGTCACCGGCACCGCGACGCTGGTTGATGGCGGCGCCTCGATCACCCGCACCTGA
- a CDS encoding urocanate hydratase: MPKANPRHPKFPIPGGPELRARGWRQEALLRLLENVLSVGEDPDNLVVYAALGKAARNWAAHRGIVKALTEMDEDQTLLIQSGKPIGLVKTHAKAPLVIMANCNIVGQWAKAEVFYELQRKGLICWGGLTAGAWQYIGSQGVIQGTYEIFMRIAERRFGGDLQGRFVLTAGLGGMGGAQPLAGRMAGAAILCIDIDPERARKRQQIGYLQEIAPDLDSALAMIDAAVKDKRALSVGLVGNAAEIYPEIARRGIVPDIVTDQTSAHDLVYGYVPKGMSIDQVKGLRDDGQGQLMAASRASIVEHVTAMLEFQKRGAEVFDNGNLIRTQAREGGVANAFDIPIFTEAYLRPLFARAIGPFRWMALSGEESDIARIDDLLLEMFPDNKIITNWIRLAREHIPFEGLPARIAWLGHGERTALARRVNELVANGELKGPIAFSRDHLDAGAMAHPNIMTERMKDGSDAIADWPLIDAMMLCSSMADLVVVHSGGGGYAGYMTSCGVTVVADGSDAADERLDHSLTNDTALGVMRYADAGYEEALDEVAKKDVPYIRLG; this comes from the coding sequence ATGCCGAAGGCCAATCCACGCCATCCGAAATTTCCGATTCCCGGCGGACCGGAGCTACGTGCCAGGGGCTGGCGGCAAGAGGCGTTGCTGCGGCTTCTGGAAAACGTTCTCTCGGTCGGCGAAGACCCTGACAATCTCGTCGTCTATGCAGCTCTCGGTAAGGCGGCGCGCAACTGGGCAGCGCATCGGGGCATCGTCAAGGCGCTCACCGAAATGGACGAGGATCAGACGTTGCTCATTCAGTCCGGCAAGCCGATTGGCCTCGTGAAGACCCATGCCAAGGCGCCGCTCGTCATCATGGCAAATTGCAACATTGTCGGCCAGTGGGCGAAGGCCGAGGTCTTCTACGAGCTGCAACGCAAGGGGCTGATCTGCTGGGGCGGGCTGACGGCCGGCGCTTGGCAATATATCGGCAGCCAGGGCGTCATTCAGGGCACCTACGAAATCTTCATGCGCATTGCCGAGCGTCGATTCGGCGGTGATCTCCAGGGGCGCTTCGTGTTGACGGCAGGGCTTGGCGGCATGGGTGGGGCGCAGCCGCTGGCGGGCCGCATGGCCGGCGCTGCCATCCTCTGCATCGACATCGATCCGGAACGCGCCCGCAAGCGCCAGCAGATCGGTTATCTGCAGGAGATCGCGCCCGATCTCGACAGCGCGCTCGCGATGATCGATGCCGCGGTCAAGGACAAGCGGGCGCTTTCCGTCGGGCTCGTTGGCAACGCCGCTGAGATCTATCCGGAAATTGCCCGGCGTGGCATCGTGCCCGATATCGTCACCGACCAGACCTCGGCGCATGACCTTGTCTATGGCTATGTGCCGAAGGGCATGAGCATCGATCAGGTGAAGGGACTGCGCGACGATGGCCAGGGCCAGTTGATGGCTGCCAGCCGTGCCTCGATCGTCGAGCACGTCACCGCTATGCTGGAATTCCAGAAGCGCGGCGCTGAAGTCTTCGACAATGGCAATCTCATCCGTACGCAGGCCCGCGAGGGTGGCGTTGCCAATGCTTTCGACATCCCGATCTTTACCGAAGCCTATCTGCGCCCGCTCTTTGCCCGCGCCATCGGCCCGTTCCGTTGGATGGCCCTTTCCGGTGAGGAGAGCGATATCGCCCGCATCGACGACCTGCTCCTGGAGATGTTTCCCGACAACAAGATCATCACCAACTGGATCCGCCTGGCGCGCGAGCATATTCCCTTCGAGGGGCTGCCGGCGCGTATTGCCTGGCTCGGCCATGGCGAGCGCACGGCGCTGGCGCGCCGCGTCAACGAACTGGTCGCCAATGGCGAACTCAAGGGACCGATCGCCTTCTCGCGCGACCATCTCGATGCCGGCGCCATGGCGCATCCGAACATCATGACGGAACGCATGAAGGATGGCTCCGATGCCATCGCCGACTGGCCGCTCATCGACGCGATGATGCTCTGCTCCTCGATGGCCGATCTCGTCGTCGTCCATTCCGGTGGCGGCGGTTATGCCGGTTACATGACGAGCTGCGGCGTGACCGTCGTTGCCGATGGCTCTGATGCCGCCGATGAACGGCTCGACCATTCGCTGACCAACGATACGGCACTCGGCGTCATGCGTTATGCCGATGCCGGTTATGAAGAGGCGCTGGACGAGGTGGCGAAGAAGGACGTGCCCTATATCCGGCTTGGCTGA
- a CDS encoding SDR family oxidoreductase: MTRLANKTALITGGTSGIGLETARQFIAEGARVAITGSSAKSVDAARAEFGDKVLAIQADAGNVARQAGVAETVKNAFGTLDILFVNAGIAEFGPVESWSEAAFDKSFAINVKGPYFLIQALLPIFSKKASIVLNTSINAHIGMPNSSVYSLTKGALLTLAKTLSGELIGRGIRVNAISPGPISTPLYDKLGMSEADSKAMASHIQSQIPAGRFGDVSEVAKTIVFFASDEAAYIVGSELIIDGGMSNL, translated from the coding sequence ATGACTCGCCTTGCAAACAAGACAGCCCTGATTACCGGCGGCACCAGCGGTATCGGCCTTGAAACCGCCCGCCAGTTCATCGCCGAAGGCGCTCGCGTCGCCATTACCGGCAGCAGCGCCAAAAGCGTCGACGCCGCCCGCGCGGAATTCGGCGACAAGGTTCTCGCCATCCAGGCCGATGCCGGCAATGTCGCCCGTCAGGCTGGGGTTGCCGAAACGGTAAAGAACGCTTTCGGCACGCTCGACATTCTCTTCGTCAATGCCGGTATCGCGGAGTTCGGCCCGGTCGAGAGCTGGAGCGAAGCGGCTTTCGACAAGTCCTTCGCGATCAATGTCAAAGGCCCCTACTTCCTGATCCAGGCTCTGCTGCCGATTTTCTCGAAGAAGGCTTCGATCGTGCTGAACACCTCGATCAACGCCCATATCGGCATGCCGAATTCGAGTGTCTACTCGCTGACGAAGGGCGCGCTGCTGACGCTGGCCAAGACGCTGTCAGGTGAATTGATCGGTCGCGGCATCCGCGTCAATGCCATCAGTCCCGGCCCCATCTCTACACCGCTCTATGACAAGCTCGGCATGTCGGAAGCCGATTCCAAGGCGATGGCTTCCCATATCCAGTCGCAGATCCCGGCCGGCCGCTTCGGCGATGTCAGCGAAGTCGCCAAGACCATCGTGTTCTTCGCCTCTGACGAGGCTGCATATATCGTCGGCAGCGAACTCATCATCGACGGCGGCATGAGCAACCTCTGA
- the coaBC gene encoding bifunctional phosphopantothenoylcysteine decarboxylase/phosphopantothenate--cysteine ligase CoaBC, which yields MALSGKRILLIITGGIAAYKSLDLIRRLRERGASVRPIMTKGAQEFVTSLAVGALAADHVFTDLFSRQDEQDVGHIRLARDCDLVLIAPATADLMAKMAHGLADDLASTVLLATDRPVLAAPAMNPKMWTHPATKRNIETLRRDGIRFIGPVAGEMAESREAGTGRMAEPLEIVAAAEALLDDGPKPLAGRKAIVTSGPTHEPIDPVRYIANRSSGRQGHAIAAALARLGADVTLVSGPVTIPDPAGVRMVHVERAEEMRDAVLAALPADVAVMVAAVADWRVASAADQKLKKHPGESIPTLALTENPDILKTVGHHTTRPKLVIGFAAETQDVEANAKLKLDRKGADLIVANDVSPSTGIMGGTRNSVKLIRRDGIEQWPDLSKDEVAVRLAALIAEQLMRG from the coding sequence ATGGCTCTCAGCGGCAAACGCATCCTTCTCATCATCACAGGCGGCATCGCGGCCTACAAGAGTCTTGATCTCATCCGCCGCCTGCGGGAACGCGGCGCTTCCGTGCGTCCGATCATGACGAAGGGTGCGCAGGAGTTCGTGACCTCGCTTGCCGTCGGTGCGCTTGCGGCAGACCATGTCTTCACCGATCTCTTTTCCAGGCAGGATGAGCAGGATGTCGGGCATATCCGGCTGGCGCGCGATTGCGATCTGGTGCTGATCGCGCCCGCCACCGCCGACCTGATGGCCAAGATGGCGCATGGGCTTGCCGATGATCTCGCTTCCACGGTGCTGCTTGCCACCGATAGGCCGGTGCTTGCCGCACCCGCGATGAACCCTAAAATGTGGACGCATCCGGCGACGAAACGCAATATCGAGACCCTGCGGCGCGACGGTATCCGCTTCATCGGCCCGGTCGCCGGCGAGATGGCGGAGAGCCGCGAGGCCGGCACGGGCCGGATGGCGGAGCCGCTGGAGATCGTTGCGGCTGCCGAAGCACTGCTAGACGACGGGCCGAAGCCGCTCGCCGGCAGGAAGGCGATCGTCACATCAGGTCCGACGCATGAGCCAATCGATCCGGTGCGGTACATCGCCAACCGTTCCTCCGGCCGGCAGGGTCATGCCATTGCCGCGGCCCTGGCGCGGCTCGGCGCGGATGTGACGCTGGTGTCCGGCCCGGTGACGATCCCCGATCCGGCCGGTGTCAGGATGGTGCATGTCGAGCGCGCGGAAGAGATGCGCGACGCCGTGCTTGCCGCCCTTCCCGCCGATGTCGCGGTCATGGTGGCAGCCGTCGCCGACTGGCGGGTGGCTTCGGCCGCCGACCAGAAGCTTAAGAAGCATCCGGGTGAATCCATTCCGACACTGGCGTTGACCGAGAACCCGGATATCCTCAAGACCGTCGGCCATCACACGACGCGACCGAAACTCGTGATCGGGTTTGCGGCAGAGACACAGGATGTCGAGGCCAATGCCAAGCTGAAACTGGATCGCAAAGGCGCGGATCTGATCGTCGCCAACGACGTCTCGCCATCCACCGGCATCATGGGGGGTACGCGCAACAGCGTGAAGCTCATCCGGCGCGACGGCATCGAGCAATGGCCGGATCTATCCAAGGACGAGGTGGCGGTACGGCTGGCCGCGCTGATCGCCGAACAGCTTATGCGGGGATAG
- a CDS encoding DMT family transporter — protein sequence MLIGILCGLATCALRGLSFVAPRVVAPYTAIDLTVARYGLFAVVSLILMINPRFRPAGLRRSLVLTGIALGSVGYVGYFMSISYAVRYAGTAIPPLVIGTMPVLLAIIANLREKVIGWRALAIPLILIAIGIGWVNVSIFATTSAGDQTEILLGIAAALIGLALWVTYGMMSAAVMQSQDAPSAMHWTALQGIGAGIGSVVLLPFTSLGEAISFTGAQTFHFVLWAAVMGIAGSWLATLCWMIASRILPLALAAQLIVAETVFGLFYGFLFEQRMPTVPEAGGAILQLIGVGMAIAIFTPKRPKPA from the coding sequence ATGCTGATCGGCATCCTGTGCGGTCTTGCCACCTGTGCGCTACGGGGGCTCAGCTTCGTTGCCCCGCGCGTCGTCGCACCCTATACGGCGATCGACCTGACGGTGGCGCGCTACGGGCTCTTTGCCGTCGTCAGCCTTATCCTGATGATCAATCCGCGTTTTCGCCCAGCGGGCTTGCGACGCTCGCTTGTTCTGACCGGCATCGCGCTCGGCAGCGTCGGCTATGTCGGTTATTTCATGAGTATTTCCTATGCCGTGCGCTACGCGGGCACGGCCATCCCCCCGCTCGTCATCGGCACCATGCCCGTACTGCTTGCCATCATCGCCAATCTCAGGGAGAAGGTCATTGGCTGGAGAGCGCTGGCCATACCGCTGATCCTGATAGCCATCGGCATCGGCTGGGTGAATGTCTCGATCTTTGCCACGACATCCGCCGGCGATCAGACCGAGATCCTGCTCGGCATCGCCGCCGCTCTGATCGGACTGGCGCTCTGGGTCACCTATGGCATGATGAGCGCTGCGGTCATGCAGTCGCAGGATGCGCCAAGCGCCATGCATTGGACCGCTCTGCAGGGGATCGGCGCCGGCATCGGCTCAGTCGTCCTCCTGCCCTTCACCTCGCTCGGGGAGGCAATCAGCTTCACCGGCGCGCAGACCTTTCACTTCGTGCTCTGGGCGGCCGTCATGGGCATTGCCGGATCGTGGCTTGCCACGCTGTGCTGGATGATTGCCTCGCGTATTCTGCCGCTGGCACTCGCCGCCCAGCTTATTGTTGCGGAGACGGTCTTCGGCCTGTTCTATGGCTTCCTGTTCGAGCAGCGCATGCCGACAGTGCCCGAAGCCGGCGGCGCGATCCTCCAGCTGATCGGCGTCGGAATGGCGATTGCGATCTTTACCCCGAAGCGGCCCAAGCCGGCCTGA
- a CDS encoding NmrA family NAD(P)-binding protein, translating to MFAVTGMTGQVGAAVADHLLKDGAEVRAVVRNPEKAAGWKERDCDIAVADMNDAISLTSAFRGAEGVFLVIPPLFDPTPGFPEVKGMLATLKTALEAARPEKLVCLSTVGAQAKQPNLLSQLGIVEKELSTLSIPVAFLRAAWFMENAAWDVAPARESGIIPSFLQPLDRTVPMIAVDDIGALGAKMLREDWQGVRVEELEARERVSPAMIAAAFAKALGKPVSAQIVPRESWEELFRTQGMMNPEPRMRMLDGFNEGWIDFEGGREKSLKGTTTIETAIRRLVTAAFARYL from the coding sequence ATGTTTGCTGTAACAGGAATGACAGGTCAGGTCGGCGCCGCTGTTGCCGATCATCTGCTGAAGGATGGCGCCGAGGTTCGCGCGGTCGTAAGAAACCCCGAAAAGGCCGCCGGCTGGAAGGAACGGGACTGCGATATTGCTGTCGCCGACATGAATGACGCGATATCTCTGACATCGGCGTTCAGAGGCGCCGAAGGCGTCTTTCTCGTCATCCCACCGCTTTTCGATCCCACACCGGGTTTTCCGGAGGTGAAAGGCATGCTGGCAACCTTGAAGACCGCGCTCGAGGCGGCGCGGCCAGAAAAACTTGTCTGCTTGTCGACCGTCGGCGCACAGGCGAAACAGCCGAACCTGTTGAGCCAGCTGGGCATCGTGGAGAAGGAGCTTTCGACGCTCTCCATCCCGGTCGCTTTCCTGCGCGCTGCCTGGTTCATGGAAAACGCTGCCTGGGATGTGGCACCAGCCCGCGAAAGCGGCATCATTCCAAGCTTCCTTCAGCCTCTCGACCGCACCGTGCCGATGATTGCAGTTGATGATATCGGCGCGCTCGGTGCGAAGATGCTGCGTGAAGACTGGCAGGGCGTACGCGTTGAAGAGCTGGAAGCCCGCGAGCGCGTCAGCCCGGCCATGATCGCGGCAGCCTTTGCCAAGGCGCTTGGCAAACCGGTATCCGCGCAAATCGTGCCGCGTGAGAGCTGGGAGGAACTGTTCCGGACCCAGGGCATGATGAACCCAGAGCCACGGATGCGCATGCTCGATGGTTTCAACGAGGGCTGGATCGATTTCGAGGGCGGCCGCGAGAAATCGCTGAAGGGCACGACGACGATCGAAACGGCGATCCGCCGTCTCGTCACCGCGGCCTTTGCTCGATACCTCTGA
- a CDS encoding MFS transporter, with translation MSDSAIQDVAGLETTEENHRKHYLTRGTGAYRRASLALFLSGFATFSLLYCVQPLLPIFSQEFAVSPAESSLSLSLSTGFLAIAIVCAAAVSEGLGRRSLMSISLVGAAVLTIATAFAPNWHLMLIIRALQGFVLGGVPAVAMAYLAEEIDPRGLGATMGLYVGGTAFGGMSGRVLTGIFAEYLSWRPALFLIGAIGLAAAIGFIALLPPSRNFVRRAGFDPQFHLKAWSGHLSNPALPFIFMIAFFAMGSFVTIYNYAGFRLVAPPYDLNQTELGLIFTVYLFGIGASSVGGILGDRLGHSTVLLAGIVITAAGCALTLSASLPLIITGIIVLTSGFFMTHSVASGLVGKLAAGTKGHASSLYMLAYYIGSSVMGSAGGWFWAVEGWSAIVIFTLTMMALAFLSALTARRLARLLP, from the coding sequence ATGTCCGACTCTGCAATCCAAGACGTCGCCGGCCTTGAAACGACCGAAGAAAACCACCGGAAACACTATCTCACGCGTGGCACCGGCGCTTATCGCCGCGCCAGCCTGGCACTCTTCCTCTCGGGTTTCGCCACCTTCTCGCTGCTCTACTGCGTGCAGCCGCTCCTGCCGATCTTCTCGCAGGAATTTGCCGTCAGCCCGGCTGAAAGTTCGCTGTCGCTGTCCCTCTCCACCGGCTTCCTGGCGATCGCCATCGTCTGTGCCGCTGCCGTCTCCGAAGGGCTTGGCCGGCGCAGCCTCATGTCGATTTCGCTGGTTGGGGCCGCCGTGCTGACGATCGCCACCGCCTTTGCACCGAACTGGCATCTGATGCTGATTATCCGCGCGCTGCAGGGCTTCGTTCTGGGCGGGGTTCCGGCCGTTGCCATGGCCTATCTCGCGGAGGAGATCGACCCGCGCGGTCTCGGCGCCACCATGGGTCTCTATGTCGGCGGCACGGCCTTCGGCGGCATGTCGGGCCGGGTGCTGACGGGTATCTTCGCCGAATATCTTTCCTGGCGACCGGCCCTGTTCCTGATCGGCGCCATCGGCCTGGCCGCCGCGATCGGCTTCATTGCTCTACTGCCGCCCTCGCGCAATTTCGTGCGCCGCGCCGGCTTCGATCCGCAATTTCATCTGAAGGCGTGGTCCGGACACCTCAGCAACCCGGCGCTACCCTTCATCTTCATGATCGCCTTTTTCGCGATGGGTTCCTTCGTAACGATCTACAACTATGCCGGCTTCCGCCTCGTGGCACCTCCCTATGATCTCAACCAGACCGAACTCGGCTTGATCTTCACGGTCTACCTCTTCGGTATCGGCGCGTCCTCGGTCGGCGGCATCCTTGGCGACAGGCTCGGCCATTCTACGGTGCTGCTGGCGGGTATCGTCATCACTGCAGCAGGCTGTGCTCTGACGCTTTCGGCCTCGCTGCCGCTGATCATCACCGGCATCATCGTACTGACCAGCGGCTTCTTCATGACGCATTCGGTAGCAAGCGGTCTGGTGGGCAAACTTGCTGCCGGCACCAAGGGTCACGCCTCCTCGCTCTACATGCTCGCCTATTACATCGGCTCGAGCGTCATGGGCTCTGCCGGCGGATGGTTCTGGGCGGTGGAGGGATGGTCTGCGATCGTGATTTTCACGCTGACGATGATGGCGCTCGCGTTTCTGTCCGCGCTGACCGCGCGCCGTCTCGCCCGTCTCCTCCCTTGA
- a CDS encoding LysR family transcriptional regulator → MELRHLRYFLAVAEEGNFTRAAARLGIGQPPLSQQIRDLETEIGAMLFHRVPHGAELTAAGAAFLPEAKASLAAAEKARLAAQSANRGETGRLSLGFTASSAFNPVVSTTIRRFQARWPDVQLSLTEMNTLGLMQKLQHGELDATFFRPGRDDPDGIRLKRLPDEPMVVALPASHALAKRKTLPLALLAKEPFILFPRLVGLSLYDDVVRACREAGFELKVAQEAPQISSVVNLVAADLGVSIVPASISQIKLAGVAYRPIEGPPAVARLALAVLRSQRSPVTENLMSLLN, encoded by the coding sequence ATGGAGCTGCGGCATCTCAGGTATTTTCTGGCGGTGGCGGAAGAGGGCAATTTCACGAGGGCGGCTGCGCGCCTCGGCATCGGCCAGCCGCCGCTCAGCCAGCAGATCCGGGATCTTGAAACCGAAATCGGCGCCATGCTCTTCCATCGCGTGCCGCACGGGGCGGAATTGACCGCAGCCGGCGCCGCCTTTCTGCCGGAAGCGAAAGCGTCGCTCGCGGCAGCCGAGAAAGCACGGCTGGCGGCGCAAAGCGCCAATCGCGGCGAGACTGGCCGGTTGTCGCTCGGCTTCACCGCCTCCTCCGCCTTTAACCCCGTGGTCAGCACGACGATCCGCCGCTTTCAGGCCCGCTGGCCGGATGTGCAGTTGTCACTGACGGAAATGAACACGCTAGGCCTGATGCAGAAGCTGCAACATGGCGAACTGGATGCGACCTTCTTCCGCCCCGGCCGCGACGATCCCGATGGCATCAGGCTGAAGCGCCTGCCGGATGAACCAATGGTCGTCGCCCTGCCGGCAAGCCACGCGCTGGCAAAACGAAAGACGTTACCGCTGGCTCTGCTGGCGAAGGAGCCATTCATTCTTTTCCCGCGTCTCGTTGGCCTCAGCCTATATGATGACGTGGTGCGGGCCTGCCGCGAGGCGGGATTTGAGTTGAAGGTCGCTCAGGAGGCACCGCAAATTTCCTCGGTCGTCAACCTCGTTGCAGCCGATCTCGGTGTATCGATCGTTCCAGCGTCGATTTCACAGATCAAACTTGCCGGTGTTGCGTACCGGCCGATCGAAGGCCCGCCCGCCGTGGCGCGGCTGGCGCTTGCGGTGCTGCGCAGCCAGCGTTCTCCCGTGACCGAAAACCTGATGAGCCTTCTGAACTAG